In one window of Paraflavitalea soli DNA:
- a CDS encoding SusC/RagA family TonB-linked outer membrane protein, producing the protein MQKTAYGDLLLTVVLLLTGTFALAQSVTLAGKDIPLKQVFMAIKKQTGYVVFYNQHMLTDTKPVTLSVTRMPLEEVLQLVFTDQPVNYIIQDKTIILSRNAAAKAAINITITIDPDLTVNGAIRADNGDALQGVSIRVKNTGNGTTTDAFGGFQLKKAAANAVIEVSMIGYETVEFIVVKQQDKFQLVPKSKVTFTADNSNPAMIYLTLTLNKSLSILDEAQVIAYGRTSRRYATGSIGTVKSEDIQKQPVMNVLQALEGRVAGLVMTPATGNSAAPIKLEIRGRNALNPNALTEPLYVIDGVPQGTLNVGVLSNAGINAGPVQAGRTNTAGESPLLFLNPRDIESIDVLKDADATAIYGARGANGVVIITTKKAKPGPTRFSINVTRGQTHIPKKLDLMNTAQYLAVRREAFRNDGITPDQYTAPDLTIWDQNRQVDWQDYFFAPGEQLSADASVSGGIANTNYIISGSYQSQQELMNQGGKTQRGSLAGNITHTSLDQKFQINFSSRIAVTSADAIAPGWFIHTPPNAPDVYNEKGEFNFVPYRGQYSSLFPFSELKRPSESKSNIINTDLRLSYEPVKGLTFSVNAGYNFTSNNNALYSPAASYDAAYGNLSSAIFGKSTANNWIVEPQLQYRSFIGGKGNLSVQVGGSLQNVKNEGLSTVSLGFPNDNLIRSPNNAAFSQLFEGSGEYKYVAAFGIINFRWDNKYIANLSARRDGSSRFGPGKQFGNFGSAGLAWIASEEEWMKAILPAWFTFVKLRGSYGITGSDAVDDYEFLTRWSNSVDLGGSNLLYDYNGTPAFNLVRPVNPDFRWETTQKLDVALNLGFLHDRINIEAGYYRKSSGNQLTNMSTPDYTGFPSIRANWPAVVRNEGWEISLNGRILDTKDWHLSVSFNMAINKNKLVEYPGLESSPYADLYAIGQSLSLKYLFHYTGIDPATGDFLLEDHNKDGSISFFSSVIPQTPQDDRYIVYNLDPKYTGGFGVQVGYKAFTLSSQFSYRKQLGLDPYFSLQLGKMQNLVLPAEIANNHWQQPGDQVLYPKYTTGILNSSITNSDRYYTDASYVKLSNLAASYDLPAKLLQKLHIQACRFSISAQNLLTITSYRGIDPEIQSINGGSPIARTIAANLNFTF; encoded by the coding sequence ATGCAAAAAACTGCTTACGGTGATCTCCTGCTCACTGTTGTTCTCCTATTGACCGGCACGTTCGCCCTTGCGCAATCGGTTACCCTCGCCGGAAAAGACATTCCGTTAAAACAGGTGTTCATGGCCATCAAAAAACAAACCGGCTACGTCGTGTTCTACAACCAGCACATGCTGACCGATACCAAACCCGTCACCCTCAGCGTCACCCGCATGCCGCTGGAGGAGGTGCTGCAGCTCGTGTTTACCGATCAACCTGTGAACTACATCATCCAGGATAAAACGATCATACTGTCCCGCAATGCTGCTGCGAAAGCAGCTATCAATATCACCATCACGATCGATCCTGACCTGACGGTCAATGGCGCCATACGCGCCGACAACGGCGATGCGTTGCAGGGTGTGTCCATCCGCGTGAAGAATACCGGCAACGGTACGACTACAGATGCCTTCGGCGGTTTCCAGCTTAAGAAGGCCGCGGCCAATGCCGTGATAGAGGTCTCCATGATCGGTTACGAGACCGTGGAATTTATCGTGGTGAAGCAGCAGGATAAATTTCAACTGGTACCCAAAAGCAAAGTCACTTTTACGGCGGACAACAGCAACCCGGCCATGATCTACCTGACCCTGACGTTGAACAAATCCCTGAGCATCCTCGATGAGGCGCAGGTGATCGCCTATGGAAGAACATCCCGTCGCTATGCCACCGGCAGTATAGGCACGGTGAAGTCGGAAGACATCCAGAAGCAACCGGTGATGAACGTGTTGCAGGCATTGGAAGGAAGGGTAGCAGGCCTGGTGATGACGCCTGCCACAGGCAACTCTGCGGCGCCCATCAAACTGGAGATACGCGGCAGGAACGCATTGAACCCAAACGCACTGACCGAACCCTTGTACGTGATCGATGGCGTGCCGCAGGGTACCCTGAATGTGGGCGTCCTGAGCAATGCAGGGATCAATGCCGGACCTGTGCAGGCCGGGCGTACCAACACGGCAGGCGAAAGCCCCTTGTTGTTCCTCAATCCCCGCGACATTGAAAGCATCGATGTGCTGAAAGATGCAGACGCTACCGCCATCTATGGGGCCAGGGGCGCCAATGGCGTGGTCATCATCACCACCAAAAAAGCAAAGCCCGGGCCAACGCGGTTCAGCATCAACGTCACCCGGGGGCAAACGCATATTCCCAAAAAGCTCGACCTGATGAATACGGCGCAATACCTGGCCGTGCGCCGGGAAGCCTTCCGCAATGATGGTATCACGCCCGACCAATACACGGCCCCCGATCTTACCATCTGGGACCAAAACCGCCAGGTAGACTGGCAGGATTATTTCTTTGCCCCCGGCGAACAACTGTCGGCCGATGCCAGCGTGTCTGGCGGTATTGCCAATACCAATTATATTATTTCAGGCAGTTATCAATCGCAGCAGGAACTGATGAACCAGGGCGGTAAAACACAGCGGGGCTCCCTGGCAGGAAACATTACACATACGAGCCTCGACCAGAAGTTCCAGATCAATTTTTCCAGCCGCATCGCCGTCACCAGTGCAGATGCCATTGCACCCGGATGGTTTATCCATACGCCGCCCAATGCGCCCGACGTGTACAACGAAAAAGGGGAGTTCAACTTTGTTCCTTACCGCGGTCAGTACAGCAGTTTATTCCCGTTCAGCGAATTGAAAAGACCTTCTGAAAGCAAAAGCAATATCATCAATACCGATCTGCGGTTGAGCTATGAGCCCGTTAAAGGATTGACCTTCTCCGTCAATGCAGGCTACAATTTTACCAGCAACAACAATGCTTTGTACTCGCCCGCTGCCTCCTATGATGCTGCCTATGGCAACCTGTCGAGCGCTATCTTCGGAAAGTCGACTGCCAATAACTGGATCGTGGAACCGCAGTTACAATACCGGTCATTCATCGGTGGCAAAGGCAATCTGTCCGTTCAGGTTGGTGGTAGTTTGCAGAACGTAAAAAATGAAGGCCTATCCACCGTCAGCCTGGGATTCCCTAATGACAACCTGATCAGAAGCCCCAACAATGCAGCGTTCAGTCAGTTGTTTGAAGGCTCCGGCGAATACAAATACGTGGCTGCCTTCGGGATCATCAACTTCCGTTGGGACAATAAATACATCGCCAACCTGAGCGCACGGCGCGACGGTTCTTCCCGTTTTGGTCCCGGTAAACAGTTCGGCAACTTCGGTTCCGCAGGTCTGGCCTGGATCGCCTCCGAAGAAGAATGGATGAAAGCCATACTGCCTGCCTGGTTTACCTTCGTTAAACTGCGGGGATCCTATGGCATCACCGGCAGCGATGCTGTGGACGATTATGAGTTCCTGACCCGCTGGAGCAATAGCGTGGACCTCGGCGGCTCCAACCTGTTGTACGACTATAACGGCACACCCGCTTTCAACCTCGTAAGGCCCGTCAACCCCGATTTCAGGTGGGAGACTACCCAAAAGCTCGATGTAGCCCTCAACCTGGGTTTCCTGCACGACCGGATCAACATCGAAGCAGGTTATTACAGGAAGTCGTCCGGCAACCAGCTCACCAATATGTCTACGCCGGATTATACCGGCTTCCCCTCCATCCGCGCCAACTGGCCTGCCGTCGTGCGCAACGAAGGGTGGGAGATAAGCCTTAATGGAAGGATACTGGATACCAAAGACTGGCACCTTTCCGTCAGCTTCAACATGGCGATCAATAAGAATAAGCTCGTCGAATATCCCGGACTGGAATCATCGCCTTATGCCGATCTGTACGCCATTGGCCAGTCGCTGAGCCTGAAATACCTGTTTCATTACACCGGCATCGATCCGGCAACGGGTGATTTCCTGCTGGAAGACCACAACAAGGACGGGTCGATCAGCTTTTTCAGTTCCGTCATTCCGCAAACACCACAGGACGACCGCTACATCGTATACAACCTCGATCCTAAGTATACCGGTGGCTTCGGTGTGCAGGTAGGGTACAAGGCATTCACCCTCAGCAGCCAGTTCAGCTACAGAAAGCAATTGGGCCTGGACCCTTACTTCAGCCTGCAACTGGGAAAGATGCAAAACCTTGTCCTGCCGGCTGAAATAGCCAACAACCACTGGCAGCAACCAGGCGACCAGGTGCTTTATCCCAAATACACCACCGGCATATTGAACAGCTCCATCACCAATTCCGACCGGTATTATACAGATGCCTCTTATGTAAAGCTGTCCAACCTTGCCGCCTCCTACGACCTGCCGGCAAAGCTGCTGCAAAAGCTGCACATCCAGGCATGCCGGTTCAGCATCAGTGCGCAGAACCTGCTCACCATTACCTCGTACCGGGGTATCGATCCGGAAATACAAAGCATTAACGGCGGCTCGCCGATCGCCCGGACCATTGCTGCCAACCTGAACTTCACTTTCTAA
- a CDS encoding RagB/SusD family nutrient uptake outer membrane protein, translating into MRNQPSILFAMALCLLTGCKKLIEIDPPKTTISTGQLFSDNAQAEWAVAGLYSKLIHGTEFALMNGAGEKNFGAGLSTILGSLSSDEMYNADGPGRSELYYLNINHLTTARSIMPGYAWKSAYKTVYDANAVLEGLAASTTLLDSVRKELRGEALTLRAFAYFYLVNFFGDVPLALTIDYSKTGGLSRSPVAKVYEQITKDLVEAKPLLASDFSVGKDERVRVNAWFAEALLARVYLYTGHYQEAMNSAGKVIGKTDYFSLEQDLSNVFTATSREAILQLKPNPENSGFKNATPEGYLFRHQLLTVASTYRFTNQLLNAFEANDKRKTTWMLEDGGSFTAYKYTLGPTDAVQYGPQPQYYMVMRLAELYLIRAEASLLLSEGNKQAAINDLNALRPRAGLLPLPATLSAAQVTEAIANERRFELFAEWGHRWLDLKRTGKAKAVLSQITAKQPWAGDFQLLYPIPATEIINNKNITQNPGYEVQ; encoded by the coding sequence ATGCGAAATCAACCTTCTATACTGTTTGCCATGGCCCTCTGCCTGTTGACAGGCTGCAAAAAGCTGATCGAAATAGATCCGCCAAAGACCACCATCTCCACCGGACAATTGTTTTCCGACAATGCACAGGCAGAATGGGCGGTGGCCGGCCTGTACAGTAAGCTGATACATGGAACCGAATTTGCACTGATGAACGGCGCCGGCGAAAAGAACTTCGGCGCCGGCCTGTCCACCATCCTGGGAAGCCTTTCTTCCGATGAAATGTACAATGCAGATGGCCCCGGCCGGAGTGAACTGTATTACCTCAACATCAACCACCTTACCACCGCCAGGTCCATCATGCCCGGTTATGCCTGGAAATCTGCTTACAAGACGGTGTACGACGCCAATGCCGTACTGGAAGGCCTGGCTGCCTCCACCACCTTGCTGGACAGTGTACGGAAAGAGCTGCGGGGTGAGGCGCTGACCCTGCGTGCTTTTGCTTATTTCTACCTCGTCAACTTCTTTGGCGATGTGCCGCTGGCCCTCACCATCGACTATAGCAAAACCGGTGGCCTGTCGCGCTCCCCCGTAGCTAAAGTGTATGAACAGATCACCAAAGACCTCGTGGAAGCAAAACCGTTGCTGGCATCCGATTTCTCAGTAGGCAAGGATGAGCGCGTGCGGGTGAACGCCTGGTTTGCAGAAGCCCTGCTGGCCAGGGTGTATTTGTATACCGGCCACTACCAGGAAGCAATGAACAGCGCCGGCAAAGTGATCGGGAAGACGGACTATTTCTCCCTCGAACAGGACCTGTCGAACGTGTTTACGGCCACCAGCCGGGAAGCCATCCTGCAACTGAAACCCAACCCGGAAAACAGCGGCTTCAAAAATGCCACCCCCGAAGGATATCTATTCCGGCACCAGTTGCTCACTGTTGCCTCCACCTATCGCTTCACCAACCAGTTGCTCAATGCGTTTGAAGCCAATGACAAAAGAAAAACCACCTGGATGCTGGAAGATGGCGGCAGCTTCACCGCCTATAAATACACGTTGGGGCCAACCGATGCTGTGCAATACGGACCACAGCCACAGTACTACATGGTGATGCGCCTGGCCGAACTGTACCTCATCCGCGCAGAAGCATCCCTGCTGTTGTCGGAAGGCAACAAACAGGCAGCCATCAACGATCTCAATGCCCTGCGGCCAAGGGCCGGGCTGCTGCCCCTGCCGGCTACCCTGAGCGCTGCGCAGGTCACCGAGGCCATTGCCAATGAACGCCGCTTTGAATTGTTTGCCGAGTGGGGCCACCGGTGGCTGGACCTGAAACGGACCGGCAAAGCAAAAGCCGTTCTGTCACAAATAACCGCCAAGCAGCCCTGGGCAGGCGACTTCCAGTTGCTGTACCCCATACCAGCCACGGAGATCATCAACAATAAAAACATCACCCAAAATCCCGGCTATGAAGTGCAGTAA